A stretch of Verrucomicrobiota bacterium DNA encodes these proteins:
- the thrB gene encoding homoserine kinase codes for MEPVELRLPASTSNCGPGFDSLSIGLQLYNFCRFTPRSDGKQVITGGDAGGMEEMSNRAAEAFFKRTGIKPFGFDYELWGEVPPERGLGSSSNVLGGVFLALNHLHDNPLDKHECIRQLARLDNAPDNVCALVRGGFCVSRVDPVSREYVDSFHFPVGEELQFVVACPEIRVRTPEARAILPDTLPFEEAVSSLNGLAYLVAAIAKGNYKRLRGSTDDRIHQPFRRVLNPFVDEAIEAGVDAGAYAGWLSGSGSSVICASPSETALKVRKAMESVYRSNNIPCRLHSLSSDNDGAAVLGND; via the coding sequence ATGGAACCTGTTGAACTCAGACTTCCAGCCTCCACCTCGAACTGTGGACCAGGCTTTGACTCGCTGAGCATTGGCCTCCAACTCTACAATTTCTGCCGCTTCACCCCTCGTTCCGATGGTAAACAAGTCATTACCGGAGGTGACGCGGGCGGAATGGAGGAGATGTCTAATCGTGCAGCCGAAGCCTTTTTCAAAAGAACAGGGATCAAACCCTTCGGTTTCGACTACGAGCTTTGGGGTGAAGTCCCCCCCGAGAGAGGGCTGGGCTCGAGTTCGAATGTTTTGGGAGGGGTGTTTTTAGCGCTCAACCATCTCCACGATAATCCTTTGGACAAGCACGAGTGCATCAGACAGTTGGCCCGACTTGATAACGCACCGGACAACGTTTGTGCTCTCGTGCGGGGAGGATTCTGCGTTTCAAGGGTGGATCCGGTCTCCAGAGAATACGTCGATTCTTTCCACTTCCCTGTCGGCGAAGAACTGCAGTTTGTCGTCGCCTGCCCGGAGATTCGTGTGCGAACCCCTGAGGCCCGGGCGATTCTTCCGGACACCTTGCCTTTCGAGGAGGCAGTTTCCAGTTTAAACGGGCTTGCCTACCTCGTTGCAGCGATCGCCAAGGGGAACTACAAGAGACTTCGCGGTAGCACGGACGACCGCATCCATCAACCTTTTCGCAGGGTGCTCAACCCTTTCGTGGACGAGGCAATCGAAGCTGGGGTCGACGCCGGCGCATATGCTGGTTGGTTGAGCGGGAGCGGATCCAGCGTTATTTGTGCCTCTCCAAGCGAGACCGCACTGAAGGTTCGCAAAGCAATGGAGTCGGTCTACCGATCCAACAATATTCCGTGCCGTCTCCACAGTCTTTCCTCTGACAACGATGGGGCAGCAGTCCTCGGGAATGACTGA
- a CDS encoding ABC transporter ATP-binding protein: MNGTSPTSSNAELLLRLEGICKEYELGETIVKALDGVDLEIKRGDYSAILGPSGSGKSTLMHILGFMDQPSKGRMLLGEKDVSRINRQEQAQLRATEIGFVFQSFNLLSRLSVVENVLLPVEYARRKLDTPQTLAAEVLEKVGLSHRIHHRPAQLSGGERQRVAIARALINKPRVLLADEPTGNLDSRNAANILTLFDQLADEGNTLILVTHDESIAKRTRKVIRVLDGKVTEEAIG, from the coding sequence ATGAATGGCACCTCACCTACATCGTCAAACGCCGAGCTGTTGCTCCGGCTCGAGGGGATCTGCAAAGAATACGAGTTGGGAGAAACGATTGTGAAGGCTCTTGATGGGGTCGACTTAGAGATCAAACGAGGCGATTATTCAGCAATACTGGGCCCGTCAGGCTCTGGAAAAAGCACTCTGATGCATATCCTTGGATTTATGGATCAACCATCGAAAGGACGAATGCTTCTGGGTGAGAAGGATGTCAGCCGGATCAATCGACAAGAACAAGCTCAACTCAGAGCCACCGAAATCGGTTTCGTTTTTCAATCCTTCAATTTGTTGTCCCGCCTTTCTGTCGTGGAAAATGTTCTCCTGCCTGTCGAGTATGCGCGCAGAAAACTGGATACTCCTCAAACCCTTGCTGCGGAAGTGCTTGAAAAGGTGGGTCTCAGTCATCGAATCCATCACCGGCCAGCACAGCTTTCAGGTGGCGAAAGGCAGAGAGTGGCGATTGCCAGGGCCTTGATCAACAAGCCCAGAGTTCTTCTCGCAGATGAGCCTACTGGAAACCTCGATAGCCGCAATGCGGCCAACATCCTCACTTTGTTTGACCAACTTGCGGACGAGGGAAACACACTCATTCTGGTTACGCACGATGAGTCGATTGCAAAACGCACGCGGAAGGTGATCCGCGTCCTCGATGGAAAAGTGACGGAGGAGGCTATCGGATGA
- a CDS encoding ABC transporter permease: protein MILATITRQGVREVWNHKFRSFLSMIGIILGVASLVAMIGVVQGMIRNFTVFFEETGGIEKVEIEPAEPPEDQSHIAFLSPGLSLTDAKAIEAAVPLAEYTSPEISSGWPRIVRGNQRTRTRVLGVTPDVQIIENYAVERGRFLGDLDNLNARPVAVIGSDTYRRLYEPNEDPINSQIRIDNQSFSVIGLLQHYEYNQGGRNALRWKNQRIFIPANTYSQRFTGDESVGEILIKVARFEDLADLIPQVENVLLQNHNGIQDFEIITREEQLVEFEKLERSFTFSLGGVAGISLLVGGIGIMNVMLAVVSERIREIGVRKAVGARSIDIFFQFLVESVLISIIGGILGLLLSVGFLQVLSSIVPGGENVNLFPGEAMAFGFLFSAGIGVLSGLYPALKAARLDPIEALRYE from the coding sequence ATGATCTTAGCGACAATTACCCGGCAGGGAGTTCGTGAAGTTTGGAACCATAAGTTCCGAAGCTTTCTTTCGATGATCGGGATTATTCTCGGCGTTGCTTCTCTCGTGGCAATGATTGGCGTTGTTCAGGGAATGATCCGAAATTTTACGGTGTTCTTTGAAGAGACAGGCGGTATTGAAAAGGTCGAAATAGAACCAGCGGAGCCTCCTGAAGACCAAAGTCATATCGCTTTTCTCTCTCCAGGGCTATCCCTTACGGATGCCAAAGCCATTGAAGCCGCTGTCCCTCTGGCCGAATATACTAGCCCCGAAATATCGAGTGGCTGGCCGAGGATTGTTCGCGGTAACCAGCGCACTAGAACTCGGGTGCTGGGAGTGACCCCCGACGTCCAAATCATTGAAAACTACGCTGTCGAGAGAGGACGCTTCCTCGGAGATTTGGACAACCTCAACGCCCGTCCTGTGGCAGTGATCGGATCTGACACCTACCGTCGGCTTTACGAACCGAATGAAGATCCAATCAACTCCCAAATACGAATCGACAACCAATCGTTCTCCGTGATCGGACTCCTTCAACACTACGAGTATAATCAGGGGGGAAGGAATGCACTCCGATGGAAAAACCAACGCATTTTCATACCCGCAAACACCTATTCCCAACGCTTTACCGGAGACGAATCTGTCGGCGAGATCCTCATCAAAGTGGCTCGATTTGAAGACCTGGCTGACCTAATCCCGCAGGTCGAAAACGTTCTCCTTCAAAATCACAATGGGATCCAGGACTTCGAGATCATCACCCGAGAGGAACAATTGGTCGAGTTCGAGAAATTGGAGAGATCATTCACCTTCTCCCTCGGCGGCGTCGCAGGTATCTCTCTCCTTGTCGGTGGAATAGGGATCATGAATGTCATGTTGGCGGTCGTTTCAGAACGCATCCGTGAGATCGGCGTTCGCAAAGCCGTGGGAGCCCGCTCGATAGACATCTTTTTTCAGTTTCTCGTGGAGTCGGTCTTGATCAGCATCATCGGAGGGATACTGGGTCTGCTCCTCAGCGTTGGTTTTCTACAGGTGCTTTCTTCGATCGTTCCAGGAGGTGAGAATGTGAATCTCTTTCCGGGAGAGGCCATGGCCTTCGGTTTCTTATTCAGTGCTGGAATTGGGGTTCTTTCCGGTCTCTACCCTGCACTTAAGGCGGCAAGACTCGATCCCATCGAGGCTTTGCGCTACGAATAG
- the smpB gene encoding SsrA-binding protein SmpB, with the protein MARTTKQQPAEIRNRRAFHDYHIHEKLEAGMILKGTEVKSIREGKVQIQDAFVRFQREEPVLYHAHIDEYAFGTDHNHSPRRPRKLLLHRNEIRKIKEAIQMGGKTVIPLRVYFSRGMAKVEIAIASGKKLHDKREALKKREADREANRALREFNRKG; encoded by the coding sequence GTGGCCCGAACAACGAAACAGCAACCAGCCGAGATTCGGAACCGGCGAGCCTTTCACGACTACCACATTCACGAAAAACTCGAAGCAGGCATGATCCTTAAGGGCACGGAAGTTAAATCAATCCGGGAGGGCAAAGTGCAGATTCAGGACGCTTTCGTCCGATTCCAGCGGGAAGAACCCGTTCTCTATCACGCTCACATCGATGAGTATGCTTTCGGCACAGACCACAATCATTCCCCGAGAAGACCGAGAAAACTCCTTCTCCATCGGAACGAGATTCGCAAAATAAAAGAGGCGATTCAAATGGGAGGGAAGACGGTGATTCCCCTCCGTGTCTATTTTTCCCGTGGTATGGCCAAAGTCGAGATCGCGATCGCTTCTGGAAAGAAGCTTCATGACAAACGGGAGGCTCTAAAAAAGCGGGAAGCAGACCGCGAAGCGAACCGGGCTCTCCGAGAATTCAACCGTAAAGGTTAA
- a CDS encoding ParA family protein has product MESPVFAIANQKGGVGKTTSAVNLSAGLAAKGLNTLLIDLDPQANATSGLGLEKEEGTSAYGPLMGQGSLSDKIVETGREHLFLVRSERDLVATEVELPSTDDYLQRLRNLLNPLREQYGFQAIILDCPPSSTVLSLNALAAADYLIVALQCEYLAMEGLGEILNLLKQIREGGVNPNLELAGILMTMFDIRTKLSQQVVSEVRDHFGNEVFSAIIPRNIRLTEAPSFGQTIFEYENTSSGAVAYDKLAAEIASRFGLNPSTNG; this is encoded by the coding sequence ATGGAGAGCCCCGTATTCGCAATCGCAAACCAAAAAGGCGGTGTCGGTAAAACAACGTCGGCGGTCAATTTGTCCGCAGGTTTAGCTGCCAAAGGCCTCAACACCCTTCTGATTGATCTTGATCCGCAAGCCAACGCGACCAGCGGTCTCGGGCTGGAAAAAGAGGAAGGCACCAGTGCCTATGGACCCCTAATGGGCCAAGGCAGTCTTTCAGATAAAATCGTCGAAACCGGTCGCGAACACTTGTTTCTGGTCCGATCGGAGCGGGACCTCGTTGCTACAGAAGTTGAGCTTCCATCAACGGATGACTACCTTCAGCGACTGAGGAACCTACTCAATCCTCTCCGCGAGCAGTACGGGTTTCAGGCTATCATTCTTGATTGCCCACCTTCTTCGACCGTTCTCTCGCTCAATGCTTTAGCAGCAGCAGACTACTTGATCGTCGCGCTACAGTGCGAGTATCTTGCCATGGAGGGCTTGGGAGAAATCCTGAATCTTCTCAAACAAATACGAGAAGGTGGTGTAAACCCAAATCTCGAACTGGCTGGTATTCTCATGACTATGTTCGACATTCGGACAAAACTGTCGCAGCAGGTCGTATCCGAGGTAAGGGATCACTTTGGAAACGAGGTGTTCTCAGCGATCATCCCGCGCAACATTCGGCTGACCGAGGCACCCAGTTTCGGACAAACCATTTTTGAATACGAAAACACAAGCTCGGGGGCTGTTGCCTACGATAAACTGGCTGCTGAGATCGCCTCCCGGTTTGGTCTGAACCCGTCAACCAATGGGTGA
- a CDS encoding TolC family protein — MRAELFVHSLTPVRFLVFLSLPSLFGVLLSSGADEQTGREIEDEEIPLLILREAIRIGVESNFGIRVQVLNPLIELENTSIAEATFDPQLSASVSWRESKSAQAASTLEGAAQPQDENLDAGASISKRFSPGTEVSAGSDLNRRETNSANALLNPDYTSEFGVEVRQPLLRDFGTEVNLASLRSAKSGFLESQIVYEGELASLFEQIVASYWQVAAANRRLELRESSIRLAELLLRRTEEELSLGLATRSDVLQAQAELATRQEAKLQSEKNLSDRKDELRFLLGEDLRSSAPFRTIPLPPPAEEADSFAKVMRDALVFDPGRRSLEQEIDQRYFDILLANNTTRPDLDLVLGGDYLGREDELSESYRQAIDGDGYRWRAGLELSFPWGFAEQKARKRQSVLRLRQTEVQVEEAEARVRQEVRAAWRQNENGLAQLESARATVRLRVEVVEAEEARRERGLADISDVLEAARLLDDARLREVDAILETTLARTRLSELDGSIFEKAGFDAEALVGRSIGEGESPSDPPTPPETNPSDQ; from the coding sequence TTGCGTGCTGAACTCTTCGTTCACAGTCTAACCCCTGTGCGCTTTCTTGTTTTCCTTTCTCTCCCTAGCCTTTTTGGAGTCCTCCTCTCCTCCGGTGCAGATGAACAGACAGGAAGAGAGATAGAAGATGAGGAAATTCCGCTTCTGATTCTTCGGGAAGCCATTCGCATTGGCGTGGAGTCTAACTTTGGGATCCGGGTACAAGTTCTAAACCCTCTCATAGAGCTGGAAAACACCTCGATTGCAGAAGCCACATTTGACCCCCAGCTCAGCGCTTCGGTCTCTTGGAGAGAGTCCAAGTCTGCGCAGGCCGCTAGCACACTCGAGGGAGCTGCCCAGCCACAAGATGAGAATCTGGATGCTGGGGCGTCCATTTCCAAACGATTTAGCCCGGGGACTGAAGTATCGGCAGGAAGTGATCTAAACCGCAGGGAGACAAACTCCGCAAACGCCCTTCTCAACCCGGACTACACTTCGGAGTTTGGAGTCGAGGTGCGGCAACCGTTATTGAGGGATTTTGGAACAGAAGTGAATCTTGCCTCGTTGCGGAGCGCAAAGTCGGGGTTCTTGGAGAGTCAGATCGTTTACGAGGGAGAACTAGCCAGTCTCTTCGAGCAAATCGTCGCATCGTATTGGCAGGTAGCTGCCGCGAATCGCCGACTCGAGCTACGGGAATCGAGTATCCGTCTCGCCGAACTTCTCCTCCGCAGAACGGAAGAGGAACTTTCGCTCGGCCTGGCAACCCGCTCCGATGTGCTTCAGGCTCAGGCCGAATTGGCGACTCGACAGGAGGCAAAGCTCCAGTCGGAGAAAAACCTATCCGATCGGAAAGACGAGCTCCGCTTTCTCTTGGGAGAAGATCTTAGATCTTCAGCCCCGTTTCGCACTATCCCTCTGCCTCCTCCCGCTGAAGAAGCCGATTCGTTCGCCAAAGTCATGAGAGACGCACTCGTTTTTGACCCAGGACGCCGATCGCTTGAACAGGAGATTGACCAACGCTATTTCGATATACTTCTCGCAAACAACACGACACGGCCTGACCTCGATTTAGTCCTTGGTGGGGATTACTTGGGAAGGGAAGATGAGTTGAGTGAATCTTATCGTCAGGCGATTGACGGAGACGGCTACCGCTGGCGGGCGGGGCTCGAACTGAGTTTCCCTTGGGGATTCGCAGAGCAGAAAGCGAGAAAGCGTCAATCCGTTCTTCGTCTGCGCCAGACCGAGGTCCAGGTAGAAGAGGCGGAGGCGCGAGTCCGGCAGGAAGTTCGTGCCGCATGGCGGCAGAATGAAAATGGGCTGGCACAGCTGGAGTCAGCGCGGGCGACAGTTCGACTACGGGTAGAAGTGGTCGAGGCGGAGGAGGCTCGGCGCGAACGAGGTCTTGCCGACATCAGTGACGTCCTCGAAGCAGCACGATTGCTCGATGATGCCCGATTGAGGGAGGTAGACGCCATTCTTGAAACGACTCTGGCACGCACTCGTCTATCGGAGCTAGACGGATCAATTTTTGAAAAGGCGGGCTTCGATGCGGAAGCCCTTGTTGGCCGATCCATAGGCGAGGGAGAATCACCTTCCGATCCACCTACCCCACCAGAAACAAATCCCTCAGATCAATGA
- a CDS encoding succinate dehydrogenase/fumarate reductase iron-sulfur subunit — translation MKLHLRIWRQKNADDEGGFVGYDLDDVSEDSSFLEMLDILNEQIVDSGEVPVAFDHDCREGICGMCSLMINGQAHGPQKATTACQLHMRHFNDGDSITIEPWRAKAFPVQKDLVVDRSAFDNIVGSGGFITARTGSAPDANEIPVPKRVSDKSMDAAACIGCGACVAACPNGSAMLFAGAKVTHLNSLPQGKAEKDRRVMAVVNSMDDAGFGNCTNYGECQEACPKEIKLDVIAKMNRDYAIASVKEIFHKAS, via the coding sequence ATGAAGCTCCACCTCCGAATCTGGAGGCAAAAAAACGCAGACGATGAAGGTGGCTTTGTCGGCTACGATCTTGACGACGTTTCCGAGGATTCCTCTTTCCTCGAAATGTTGGACATCCTCAACGAACAGATTGTCGATAGCGGTGAGGTTCCGGTTGCCTTTGACCACGATTGCCGGGAAGGCATCTGTGGAATGTGCTCGCTGATGATTAACGGCCAGGCCCATGGACCGCAGAAAGCGACAACTGCTTGCCAACTCCACATGCGTCACTTCAACGATGGGGACAGCATTACAATCGAGCCCTGGCGGGCGAAGGCTTTCCCTGTTCAAAAAGACCTGGTTGTCGATCGAAGTGCGTTTGATAACATTGTCGGCTCGGGAGGCTTCATTACAGCACGGACTGGAAGTGCTCCGGATGCCAATGAGATTCCGGTTCCCAAGCGGGTGTCTGACAAGTCTATGGACGCGGCCGCTTGTATTGGTTGCGGTGCTTGCGTCGCAGCCTGTCCGAATGGATCAGCAATGCTCTTTGCCGGTGCGAAGGTCACCCATCTCAACTCCCTTCCTCAAGGCAAGGCGGAAAAAGACCGCCGGGTCATGGCAGTCGTCAATTCGATGGACGATGCTGGGTTTGGAAATTGCACGAACTACGGGGAGTGCCAAGAAGCATGTCCAAAAGAAATCAAGCTGGACGTAATCGCAAAAATGAATCGCGACTACGCTATTGCCTCAGTGAAAGAGATTTTCCACAAGGCCAGTTAG
- a CDS encoding ABC transporter ATP-binding protein translates to MDIILRVSGYLGRYRPLFVGTLVLAVCSTAFGIAVPKIIQFIVDNYIAEKRVGMLWFGVGAILVAFGLREILNCFRIQLNNTLEQKVLIDIRRDLHRKLLLLPISFFDQRKSGDVASRVIDDVTEVERALLDGTEQGSVAVLQIIGITAILFAMQPILAALVFVPIPVMGVLAYHHAKITRKNWRQVRDSSGLLNSLLVEDIQGNRLIQSFNLAPRESERFRDRSLDLRTKVLKAMFRYSKYISSVQFIASMGVVAVVGLGGWMAIQEMLTMGQFIAFNVYCTMLYQPIFQLSALNHMLASGKAAGERVFEILDHPVEIENTASPLPFPEAPVRVDFDHVGFAHVDRSPLLHDFHLSIPAGRVTALVGHTGAGKSTIANLILRYYETSTGAVRINGTDVREISLDSLRGSIGVVAQDPFLFDASVRENLLLAKTDATDSQIWESLEGASAAEFVRRLPNGLETLIGERGIRLSMGEKQRLTIARVLLRNPPLVILDEATSSVDTITEKQIQTALDQLVRHRTVLVIAHRLSTVRRADQIVVVEHGRILEKGTHDDLLQYEGHYSELWQHQTDLIPS, encoded by the coding sequence ATGGATATCATTCTCCGAGTATCCGGCTACCTTGGTCGCTATCGTCCGCTTTTTGTGGGCACCCTTGTTCTTGCAGTCTGTAGCACTGCGTTCGGAATCGCAGTTCCGAAAATCATCCAGTTTATCGTCGATAACTACATCGCTGAGAAACGGGTGGGTATGCTCTGGTTCGGAGTGGGAGCAATCCTTGTGGCTTTCGGATTGCGGGAGATACTGAACTGTTTTCGTATCCAGCTGAACAATACCCTCGAGCAGAAAGTTCTGATCGACATACGCCGGGATCTTCATCGGAAGCTACTCCTTCTTCCCATCAGCTTTTTTGACCAAAGAAAGAGCGGGGACGTGGCTTCCCGAGTGATTGATGATGTTACCGAGGTGGAGCGTGCGCTGCTGGACGGAACCGAACAGGGATCGGTCGCAGTCCTCCAGATTATTGGGATCACCGCCATACTCTTCGCTATGCAACCGATCCTTGCCGCACTGGTTTTCGTCCCGATTCCCGTGATGGGCGTCCTCGCCTACCACCATGCGAAGATCACGAGGAAAAACTGGCGTCAAGTCCGCGACAGTTCCGGCCTACTCAATAGCCTTTTGGTCGAGGATATCCAGGGAAACCGTCTCATTCAGAGCTTCAATTTGGCACCGCGGGAATCCGAACGCTTCCGTGACCGGTCGTTAGACCTCCGGACCAAGGTGCTCAAGGCGATGTTCAGATATTCGAAGTATATCTCCTCGGTTCAATTTATCGCGAGTATGGGTGTAGTCGCGGTAGTGGGATTGGGTGGCTGGATGGCCATTCAAGAGATGCTGACTATGGGCCAGTTCATCGCCTTCAATGTATACTGCACGATGCTCTACCAGCCTATTTTCCAACTAAGCGCCCTCAATCATATGCTCGCATCGGGAAAAGCGGCGGGAGAGCGAGTTTTCGAAATTCTCGATCACCCGGTTGAGATCGAAAATACCGCAAGTCCCCTTCCCTTCCCTGAGGCTCCGGTAAGAGTCGATTTTGATCATGTCGGTTTTGCCCATGTAGACCGCAGTCCGCTTCTCCACGATTTTCACCTTTCGATACCTGCTGGCCGGGTAACCGCACTGGTTGGGCACACAGGTGCAGGTAAGAGTACAATCGCAAATCTCATTCTCCGCTACTACGAAACTTCCACTGGAGCGGTGCGAATCAACGGAACGGACGTTCGTGAGATCTCTCTCGATTCTCTTCGGGGAAGCATTGGAGTGGTTGCTCAGGATCCATTCCTTTTTGATGCTTCCGTGCGCGAAAACTTGCTTCTCGCCAAGACCGATGCCACCGATTCTCAGATTTGGGAATCTCTCGAAGGAGCCTCGGCGGCGGAATTCGTCCGCCGCCTCCCTAACGGCTTGGAAACACTGATCGGGGAAAGAGGTATTCGACTAAGTATGGGAGAGAAACAGCGGCTGACCATCGCACGCGTCCTCCTCCGTAACCCTCCCTTAGTCATTCTTGATGAGGCGACTTCAAGCGTAGACACGATTACGGAAAAACAGATCCAAACCGCGCTTGATCAGCTCGTCCGGCACCGAACAGTCCTCGTGATTGCGCATCGCCTTTCTACGGTCCGGAGAGCCGACCAAATCGTCGTGGTAGAGCATGGGCGAATTCTCGAAAAAGGCACCCATGACGACCTACTACAATACGAGGGCCACTACTCCGAATTGTGGCAACATCAAACCGACCTCATTCCAAGCTAG
- a CDS encoding efflux RND transporter periplasmic adaptor subunit → MKKILIVVILLGLLGTGGWYFWSAYESSQSATAESGRATFAVVSRTIRENIEATGIVEPKVSTEVRSEISGRIESIFVEEGDEVERGQPLIELDRITLQNELTEAERNLQSFQLRLEQAERNFLRLQKLSQQEFARESELEDAETEFALAQLDLEVRETRVETARDNLDKATILAPQAGVISNLDVNEGQVIVGATSVNQGTLLMNVNDLSELIVRSSVNEVDVMRISEKTEVLISFDSIPDLTIEGDITEISRFGRADNSVRVFPIEVTFPADDSRLRSGITANLFFPLAEVTDVPAVLISAVFNIRGKQTLVVLMENGEYEMREVTTGLSDTEFVQILEGASLGDEVSLTRPPGIERMTRPIR, encoded by the coding sequence ATGAAGAAGATCCTAATTGTTGTTATTCTTCTCGGACTATTGGGAACTGGTGGATGGTACTTCTGGAGTGCTTACGAGAGTTCTCAGTCTGCTACAGCCGAAAGCGGTCGAGCGACCTTTGCCGTGGTATCACGAACGATCCGTGAGAATATCGAAGCCACCGGAATCGTTGAGCCAAAGGTTTCGACCGAGGTTCGATCCGAGATCAGTGGCCGAATCGAAAGCATCTTTGTAGAAGAGGGTGACGAGGTCGAGCGCGGCCAACCTCTGATCGAATTGGACAGAATCACCCTGCAAAATGAACTGACCGAAGCGGAGCGAAATCTTCAGTCATTTCAGCTGCGTCTGGAGCAGGCTGAGCGGAACTTTCTTCGCCTTCAGAAACTTAGTCAGCAGGAATTCGCCCGGGAGAGCGAACTCGAGGACGCCGAAACAGAGTTTGCGCTAGCGCAGCTCGATCTCGAGGTACGCGAGACGAGGGTAGAAACAGCACGAGACAATCTCGACAAGGCCACCATTCTCGCTCCTCAGGCGGGAGTCATCTCGAACCTCGACGTAAATGAAGGCCAGGTAATTGTAGGAGCCACCTCCGTAAACCAAGGCACACTTCTCATGAACGTGAACGATCTCAGCGAACTTATCGTTCGATCTTCAGTAAACGAGGTAGACGTGATGCGTATATCGGAGAAAACCGAAGTCTTGATTAGTTTCGATTCAATCCCTGATCTCACCATCGAAGGAGACATCACTGAAATCTCGCGCTTCGGAAGAGCCGACAACAGTGTGAGGGTTTTCCCGATTGAGGTAACGTTTCCTGCCGATGATTCGAGGCTGCGGTCAGGGATAACAGCAAACCTATTTTTTCCTCTTGCCGAGGTCACGGATGTTCCAGCGGTGTTGATTTCCGCGGTCTTTAATATTCGCGGCAAACAGACACTGGTGGTCCTGATGGAAAACGGTGAATACGAAATGAGAGAGGTGACAACCGGTCTTAGTGATACCGAGTTCGTCCAAATTTTAGAGGGTGCGAGTTTGGGTGATGAGGTTTCTCTCACACGACCTCCAGGAATCGAAAGAATGACGCGACCTATTCGCTAA
- the rnc gene encoding ribonuclease III: protein MGDAGDLQCRIGYQFKDQELLRQALTHPSLAVVDPKQGPSNQRLEFLGDAVLQLVVSQHLFEENPEADEGDLTRMRASLVCGSSLAAIAQSIGLSEYLLVSRSAKNSRVQQNEAAIEDAIEALIGAIFLDGGFDAVIPVITKIFPTSGFDRDMLIEEEENPKGALQELIQAKGDEQRPVYEIQSAEGPPHERVFTASVSLGDRIIGSGKGLSKKAAETEAAVEGLLYLKSQDPV from the coding sequence ATGGGTGACGCTGGAGATCTCCAGTGTCGCATCGGCTATCAATTCAAGGATCAGGAGCTTCTTCGTCAGGCTCTTACGCACCCCTCCCTAGCAGTTGTTGATCCAAAACAAGGTCCTTCCAACCAACGCTTGGAGTTCCTTGGCGATGCAGTTCTTCAACTAGTAGTCAGCCAGCACTTATTCGAAGAGAATCCTGAAGCTGACGAGGGAGACTTAACGAGAATGAGAGCGAGCCTCGTATGTGGCAGCTCGCTGGCTGCGATAGCCCAATCGATCGGCCTTTCGGAGTACCTTCTTGTCAGCAGGTCCGCGAAAAATTCCCGTGTGCAGCAGAATGAGGCAGCTATTGAAGATGCCATTGAAGCACTGATCGGGGCGATCTTTCTGGATGGTGGATTCGACGCGGTTATCCCCGTGATCACAAAGATTTTTCCCACATCCGGCTTTGATCGGGATATGCTCATCGAAGAGGAGGAGAATCCTAAGGGAGCGTTGCAGGAATTGATCCAAGCAAAAGGAGATGAACAGCGGCCTGTCTACGAGATCCAGTCTGCGGAGGGTCCGCCACACGAAAGGGTCTTTACTGCCTCGGTTTCTCTTGGAGATCGGATCATCGGCTCGGGGAAAGGCCTATCAAAAAAAGCCGCAGAGACCGAGGCTGCGGTCGAGGGACTCCTCTACCTCAAGAGCCAAGATCCTGTATGA
- a CDS encoding DNA-directed RNA polymerase subunit omega: MRDDYLRAARTKIPDPNVLVNVVSRRVKQLKNGFKPLVESLERLDPEDIALREIIDEKISYQLFDSEEETV; encoded by the coding sequence GTGAGAGACGACTACCTAAGAGCAGCGCGCACCAAGATCCCTGACCCGAACGTTCTAGTGAACGTGGTATCCCGCCGCGTAAAGCAATTGAAGAACGGCTTCAAACCCTTGGTTGAGTCCCTCGAGCGCCTCGACCCTGAGGATATTGCTCTCCGGGAAATTATCGACGAGAAAATTAGTTACCAACTTTTTGATTCGGAAGAAGAGACTGTCTAA